A single genomic interval of Verrucomicrobiota bacterium harbors:
- a CDS encoding YifB family Mg chelatase-like AAA ATPase — MLSKVYSAAVQGIEAFPVEVEVNAGWGETVIVIVGLPDVAVKESRDRVTTALTNSGFKFPMGRTTINLAPADVKKEGPSFDLPIAIGMLAASEQIETDQLDNFVLVGELALTGAVRRVKGVLPIALRAKADGRAGIIVHKDNAAEAAVVEGLQVIAVENLREATGFLEGSVKLAPTRVDLARLFDQPAEDDLDFAEVKGQESVKRALEIAAAGGHNALLIGPPGTGKSMLAKRLPTILPPLTLAEALETTKIHSIVGALAPGRALVTRRPFRAPHHTASDAGLLGGSINPTPGEISLAHNGVLFLDELPEFKRTVLETMRQPLEDGKVTISRAAGTMTFPSQFMLLAAMNPTPDGKMPHESKSSPREIQNYLGRISGPLLDRVDLHVEVPQVKFREMQAARPGEHSAAIRERVIAARRIQQERFTDKPSITCNARMGTRELKAFCALDDAANELLKFAMADMNLSARAYDRILKVGRSIADLAGSGRITSEHVSEAIQYRTLDRQLWG, encoded by the coding sequence GTGCTTTCAAAGGTTTACTCCGCCGCCGTCCAAGGCATCGAGGCATTTCCGGTCGAAGTCGAGGTCAACGCAGGCTGGGGCGAGACCGTCATCGTCATCGTCGGCTTGCCGGACGTGGCAGTGAAGGAGTCCCGCGACCGCGTCACCACGGCGCTCACCAACTCCGGTTTCAAGTTCCCGATGGGCCGCACGACCATCAACCTCGCGCCCGCCGACGTGAAGAAAGAGGGTCCGAGCTTCGACCTGCCCATCGCCATCGGCATGCTCGCCGCCAGCGAGCAAATCGAGACCGATCAGCTCGACAACTTCGTCCTTGTCGGCGAGCTCGCCCTCACGGGCGCCGTCCGTCGCGTCAAGGGCGTCCTGCCCATCGCACTCCGCGCGAAGGCCGACGGCAGGGCTGGCATCATCGTCCACAAGGACAACGCCGCCGAAGCCGCCGTCGTCGAGGGCTTGCAAGTCATCGCCGTCGAGAACCTGCGCGAAGCCACCGGATTCCTCGAAGGCTCCGTCAAGCTCGCGCCCACCCGCGTGGACCTCGCGCGATTGTTCGACCAGCCGGCCGAGGACGACCTGGACTTCGCCGAGGTGAAGGGGCAGGAATCCGTCAAGCGCGCGCTCGAGATCGCCGCGGCCGGTGGCCACAACGCCCTGCTCATCGGCCCGCCCGGCACGGGCAAATCCATGCTCGCGAAACGGCTGCCGACCATCCTCCCGCCGCTCACCCTCGCCGAGGCACTCGAGACCACGAAGATCCACTCCATCGTCGGCGCGCTCGCGCCGGGCCGGGCGCTCGTCACGCGCCGGCCGTTCCGGGCGCCGCACCACACCGCCAGCGACGCCGGCTTGCTCGGCGGCAGCATCAACCCGACGCCCGGCGAAATCTCGCTCGCGCACAACGGCGTGCTCTTCCTCGACGAACTGCCCGAGTTCAAGCGAACCGTGCTCGAGACGATGCGCCAGCCGCTCGAGGACGGCAAAGTCACCATCTCCCGCGCCGCGGGCACGATGACATTCCCGTCGCAGTTCATGCTCCTCGCGGCGATGAATCCCACGCCCGACGGCAAGATGCCGCACGAGTCGAAGAGTTCGCCGCGCGAAATCCAAAACTACCTCGGGCGCATCAGCGGGCCGTTGCTCGACCGCGTGGACCTTCACGTCGAGGTGCCGCAGGTGAAGTTCCGCGAGATGCAGGCCGCGCGCCCCGGCGAGCATTCGGCGGCCATCCGCGAGCGGGTCATCGCCGCGCGGCGGATCCAGCAGGAGCGCTTCACCGACAAGCCGAGCATCACGTGCAACGCCCGGATGGGCACGCGGGAGCTGAAGGCCTTTTGCGCGCTCGACGACGCCGCGAACGAGCTGCTCAAGTTCGCGATGGCCGACATGAACCTGAGCGCGCGCGCCTACGACCGCATCCTCAAGGTCGGCCGCAGCATCGCCGACCTCGCAGGCTCCGGGCGCATCACCAGCGAGCACGTGAGCGAGGCCATCCAATACCGGACGCTCGACCGGCAGTTGTGGGGATGA